Below is a genomic region from Pogoniulus pusillus isolate bPogPus1 chromosome 33, bPogPus1.pri, whole genome shotgun sequence.
ACTGCTgtaggcagctctgtgctggaacacatccaTAGCTACAGCAGGTGAGGTTCCTTCTCGTCTGAATTCTGTGCTGTCACAGAGTTAGTACTTCAGATGACAGCATGACTCACATGTTAAGTTAAATCTAAAAATTTCACACCAATAATATCTCATGTCACAGACCTTCAGACTGACTAACAGTCGTGACAGAAGCATGTGCTACGTAGCAGGGGGTAAAGACATTACAAATCAGATGTGAAATATTGCATTTCATTTACAGCAAATaatctcctgcctttttttgcTGCTCATTTTGAAGACAACTATGTTATTTGTATTTAGAGAGATTCGGAGCTGTGTATACCACATCTCTGGTTTAAAATGTTTCATTCAGTTCTCATATTCTGAGAAGGTTACAAATACAGCATCATCACTGTAGAATACTGAACTCACTACAATCAGTTTGCAATCAGCATAAAGATGACTTTTCACTGCTTTTTATCACACTATCAGCAAACAAAAACATATGGGATACCCCTATACAGCTAGAAGAGTAGCTTTTCATTTGTGTTAAGAATATTTTGATCAAGGAATGAAAGAAGTACCTCAACTGGAGAAACAAAAATTCCCATGAGAAAGTAATGTTCTGTTCCCTGAACTACAGGATGCTTTAAAACTGCAGAATTACCTTTGCTTTCTAGATTAACACATGGCTTAAGAGGACTTCCCTGGCATGAAGTTACCCCTCAGAAGCTGAATTTACCTACCATATTCTTCTTCTAATCAATGCCATGCCATTGTCTGCTAGGTTGCTAAACAACTTGCAACCTCCCCTTCCACTTCTGTTCTTCATGCTAGATGTACTTCGGTTTTCACTTCAGTTCAAACCGCActtacctctttttttcctattaATAAGCAGTGCCACCTGAACCACCAGAACCTAAAACCCAGTCTGAAAGTTTAAGGTGTTAGGTACACAGCATGCATAGTGGAGGAAGGAGTTAGCTTCCTCAAGTTGCTACATGAAAGGCAAATCGTACCAACAGGAAAAAGTATTCATTTATGACACATCTTACATCATATGATGAAGGGAACTGATGAGTGTGGAGGCTGAAGCACCTGCCCAAGCTCCcactgcaaggtcctgcagcagctgcagggaattTAAGCCAGAATTCTAAACGAGCCCAGAGCATTAGCTCTAAGAGACCAGCACACAGATCCAAGTCCCAGTCATCCCCAAAGCATGTGGGTACCTTCCAAAAGCCAAAATGCCAAGCCTGGTGAATTCAGCCATTAGCCAGTGTCATTTCTTGGTAACACCTTTCAGGTTCTCCTGGTCTAGAAATACAGCAAAAGGCTCTTACTGGCAACCTTGTTTCTAGAACATGGAGAACAAAGCTAGTCAAAAGCAAGGTTTTAAGAGGAATGAACCAAGAGAGATGGAAATAAAAAATCTCAAGTGtgagccttcccctctccctaaCAAATGAAAAACAGTGACAGCTCCATACAAACCAGACTTTCAAACAAAAGGCTAATACAAGTTTGCTTTTCCTGTCACCAGCACTTCCCAAACTGAGCTGAATTGTTGCTTCTTTCCTGTTCCCAAGGAAATGTTTTGTGCATGCGACTGAAAAAATGACACTACACGCCACAAGTCACTGTCTAGCTCTGTTCAATGACTTAATGTACTCCAGCTGcagttttctttccccttgcaCAATGCCTTAATTTTTCCCACACTCCCACTCTTCCCCTGTTCATTTTCTTCTACCttcctccttcagtctgtcctctccTGCACAGTAATGAATATTCTTGCCTTCACCCATCCTAATCTTTCTTTTTAACCTTCcaccctttctttcccctttcatgTTTTCTTAACAAAAacaactaacaaaaaaaaaaaacaaacctacacaaaaaaaacccaagcaacaaGGGACCACAAAGTAAAAAGTACCATTGTTCTTTTTTAGTCAAGCTTTTGAATTGGCTAATACCCTGAATAGCCTTCTTCATTGACAAGTGTCTAATGCTGATCAGCCTAAAATCAAAACAAGCACCTCTAGGACAGGCAAATACAAaatccagctgctggagcaaatTCTCCCAAAATCACctccattttattttattaggtACTGAAAATTAACTTATGACATACATTTATAAATCACTTCTGTACTTGAAAAGCTGTAAGCAACTTCTGTTTTATCATAGGAAACTTTTACTTACTGAACAGAAGCGACAGCAGTGACAGCTTCTAGGAGCCTGCAGAGTTAAATTCAGGCTGCTTCAATCTTCACCCCTTtctcacacacaaaaaaaaagggaggtatTTCAGATCTGGAGATCTCAACTGCAGTGACTCCACACTGCCAGTGAGAAAATATTTTACAGCAGAGTTCAAAACAAAGCAATGCAGCTTGGAACAAGATACATACATTAAGCAGGACAGCCAGCAAAAGCACACCTACACTTCAGCCATAGCTGCTTGCACAGGCTGCACTTCACCAGGCTGCAGTGTCTTCTCTGGGGGCCAAAAACCCACAGACAATGGTGGCAAAGGGCCCCATATTCAACTCAACTCACTACTCAATCCTGTGAGCAGGGTTCTTCGCTTTGGCACTATGCAAACGTATCTGAACTTACCTCCTCTGAACATACAGAGGATGCCTCTTCACACAAATGTCTACAGGAACTTCTTAGGTCAGGTACTTTCTGGTAACAGTTCTAAAGAGGTACTAGATCAAGGATCATATAACTTGGTGATACTTTTGGCATCACTATATTTATGGTTAAGACATTTCATTTCAATGGATAAGACTGAATTACTACGGCTTGGGGACATCTTGTTGTAAAGATGTCTGCAATAGACAGTTATGCAATACCATTTATTACCAATGCCCTTTCAGGGCTTCAACTTCATCATGTGGAACAGCAACAAATTAAACATGTCAAACCTCTTCTATCCCACTGATATCACTGCTGCATTTAGTAAACATATGACAGGAAACACGCTGGGTCTAAAATTGCTGCGGCATTTCCAAAGGGGCCAAATTTATCCCGTGTGACTTCGGCAGAGTCAATGCCGTTGCACCAGGAATGAGCACGGCCCACAGCTTTCACTTTGGTCACATAACTCCTCTCATTGTGAAGGACACCCAGGAACAAAGACAGAAATAGCCTGACAAATCAGGGCAACAGTCATACATCAGCGAAGAAGAAAGCAATAACTGATCAGCAACTCATTCTAGGGTACCAGGTATAGGGGATCCCCTGCACAGGAACATACAACAAGGTCAaccctgtgataggatgagagggaattgatggaagcttgaggagaaatttagactagatattagacagaaattctttacaataagggtggtgagacactggaacatgctgtCCAGGTAGGTCACGGACACCTCCTCCctagagatcacagtatcacacagtatcaccaaggttggaagagacctcacagatcatcaagtccaaccctttaccacagagctcaaggctagaccatggcaccaagtgccacgtccaatcctgccttgaacagctccagggacggcaactccaccacctccccagggagcccattccagtgtccaatgactctctcagtgaagaactttctcctcacctcgagcctaaatttcccctggcgcagcctgaggctgtgtcctctgacgttcaaggccaggctggatgaggccttgagcaacctggtctaggagAAGGTGTCTCCACTCAtaccagggaggctggaactagatgatctttaaggttcctttcaacccaaactgttctatgaccCACACACCTCTTGCTGCTGTGCAAAAGACAGTAGCACCACCAGGTTgtacacagagctgcagagcaatgcAGCCAATAGTTTCACTGGGGCAACACTTCAGCTTGTCACAACTGAGCAATGTTTTCCAACCGAAGAAGTCAGGTGTAGTTTGCCCTCCTACTGTACCTTCCTTTCTAGAAATGGCCAATGCATGAATATTCCTTCTTGATATTGACATAAAACACAGTCAGGAGACTGAACAGCAGAGAACAGCTACTATTTGTGGCACAGATCAGCCTTCATTTCAGCATCACTATTTTTCAAGCTGTCCATTCTGACCTTGAGAACAGCTGTGTTACTGAACCTGTTTCTCTTTACACACACTTGGGTGACAGCACTACGGAGGATTAACAAATAAGTATGTGTTTATTAATCAAAGCCCCAAACTTGTCAAGGCAAACACTGAAATACAGACTTAGACTTTGCTTCTTTCGCTTGCAAGAAAACTTCTCCTAGGGGAAGGCTTAGCAGATAAAAGGCCATGGAAGGGTTTCCAAAACTTCCAAAAATATGAGATGTTTAAAATTAAGGAAAACTAATGACACTACTTTGACCTCTCCTCATCCCTTCTCTACATCATTTTCTAGCTGTAGAACTTAACCCTACATTCAAAATCCAGTCTGGTCATGCATCTCCAAACAGCTAACGCTGACTCTGCTGGACTGAGGCTTCCCATCTactgcctgctccctcagcaACATCCTTCACCCATTCCAAAGGGAGtagtgttttttccccccctcacaGAGAGATCTTAGCATCTCTCCTCACCTGTCAGCCTTGCCTGTGTCACGTCCAACTAGTTAAAAATACCACTTTTTTATGGAAGCATTTCAAAGCCTCATGTCCTTGCCCCTTGAGTCATGCAAGTGAAAcataagcagcagcagagcagtgcaggtgcCAGCAAGAATGCAGACAAATCTTACACACAAATGGACTCACTGTGCACAAACACAGGAAAAACCTTAAGATTCTCCACTCCTCCTGAGGGCCTCATGAAAAACAACCACCAGGAAGAATACAGATgtcttgctgcagcaggtcacACACAGCCCCCAACACCACAGGGCTGCACACACCCCGCATTGAAGAAACGGCAGCAGAGCTGCGAGAGAGCCATTCCCAGGAAATGCTGCTCTCCAAGCACTGTCTGTTACACAACCTTCTCTGTACCAACATAAATGCATGAGTGGTTCATCCACCGTGTCTTGTCTAGAAAAGGATTAgcagcccagtgcatcccagtagGTACTGGGCTAAGAGAATCAACGTTCTTTCAACTGAGTCACTTGAGAATTCCTGAGCTCTCGCCTTGCTTTTAGTGCTCTCGGGACAGACAGTGACCAGCAAAGAGCCAAGCAGAATATACTTGGCAAGCACTGTAACTGCTAGAACAGACAAAACCAGGTACACCATCAAGTCAAACAAAGCTGAAAAATGATGCCCACAATGAAAGGAAGTTCCCAGTGCATGTTTTGTTCACAATAAAGATCAACTATAGCTCAAAAAATCATAACAAAATCTGAAGTTGGAAGATGTCCTCACAGAGAATCCTCTACAAGTATAACAATAACCATGTGCAGCCTGGCTTCTTTCAAAGGCTCTGCTGAAACACCACCACTGGCACTGGAAGAAGACATGTTCTGCTTGTATAGTCCCATTTGACTCTGTAGCCCAACATGGAGGGACTGAAAACAGTCTGGATGGAGCTTTCCACTTCAACCATATTTGGGGGGGATGGGAAAAAGAGGCCACTCATTCAGTCAGGATTCTTGTGTAATTTAGGCAGCAGTTATCTAAGcaatggttttctttctttctgtggcATATATGATAGGAATTTCATTTATAGCCAAAAATGGGCAAAGAAAGAGGTGATAAGAAGAGGCCCTCTGTGAAAGATATGATCACAATATAAATTCTTAGAACACTGAAGGGCAAATGCAGCTTTTGGAGCAAAGCTTGAGAGACATACAAGAGAGATATAATatcatctgctggagagggtccagtggagggctacaaggatgaggggactggaacactgcctgatgaggagaggctgagggacctggggcttttttagtctggagaagagaagactgagaagagatttaataaatgttcataaacatgtgagggctgggagtcaggagggggggacaggctctgctcacttgctccctgggataggacaaggagccatgagtggaagctgcagcacaggaggttccacctcaacacaagggggaacttcttgactgcaagggacacagagcactggagcaggctctgcagagaggttgtggtgtctcctctggagactttcaaggcctgtctggatgcattcctctgtgatctgtgctagattgcgtggtcctgctctagcagggggttggacttgatctccttgggtctcttccggcccctaacatcctgtgatcatcaTCACCTTGAAAATTTAGTTTTCACACTGCAAGAGCATCTACAGAATCCACAACACTATAAGCTAGGCAAGCATATATCAAAGCCACCCTCTGCTACTGAGGGCTCATATAGGAGGGGTTTTACACTGCAACTACTTACTGGGAGTTTAAGGCAGCTGACACTCTGTGCTTCCATCTGCCACTAAAGAGAGGGAAAACTGACTTGAAATGAAATACTCACTTCAGAGACAAACTTACAGCCATGCTTTATTTTGTTCCTCAAAGCAGTTGTCTATCTTTGCACTTCAATTTTGTAACACATTGTCCtacatacattaaaaaaaacaaccaaacaaaaactaacaaaaaccacaaccaacaacaaaagcagaatcaaaataaccaaacaaaaaacccaacccctgaGCCAACAAAatcacaacaaaccaaaacttcACCAACACAAAAGTAGTCCTCACTCTGTTTTGTCCTTTGAGAAAGTAGAAGTGCCTATAGACTTGATAAATTAGCTTACCATTATGCACCACAAAGAATGTTTACTTGGAATGGAAATGCTTCAGCaagatttcttttccttcctttcagaaCTGGTAAATCACATTATGTGTTCTAGTCAATAACAGCCACCACTAACACCCAAATCTCCTCTCTGAAAGCTCTGTGGCTTCAGTCACATAATCAGGCTTCCACTTGTGCTTTAACAAATAAAGCAGGAGGGAAGTCAGCCATGGCCTTTTCACAGACTGTAAAGAATAGAGGGATTAGAATTTAAAGCAATGATCTGAGTCAAACCAACATATCTATAGGTTCCATTTTACAGGTCCTCAATGCAGCTCAGAAGTAGATGTTCTGTAAGCCTTCAGGACAAGCACCACAACACAGCACATACCTAAACTTGAGCAACAACATGTTTGAAAGTAAAAAAAACCTCTAGTAGCATATTTGCTCCAGGCTTTTCAGACCTTTAAAACAATCTGTTTGCACTCAAAACACTTCTGCATTTCTAATTCTTCACTCTTCTGCTTTCCCAGCTCCACAAAGGCTCagacaaaaaaagaagataatagGCATCTTGCACTGCTCCTGACaacttctcttctctcctgtaCTTCTAACACTTCTGATTCGTGCTCTCTGCTTTCTTGTTGCCATGGAGAAGGTCCAACACATAACTCGCTCCGCTCTGAGGAGAGCCTCAACTATTGAGGTCAACCCACAAGCACGACAAAGGCTCCAAGAGCTCTTTGTCAATTTCTGCCTCATTCTGATTTGCCTCTTGCTGATCTGTATCATTGTGATGCTTCTCTGAAGTTGTCCTCTCTGCGCTGTCCTCTATGAAAGTCACCTCAGAGGGAAGAGAGACCTACACCTGCAACTCCCAATGCAAGGATCCTCTTGTGAGAAGGGCTAGCCCTTGGACTAGAGCTGTATGCCAACCATCGCACCATCCTCTTACTACCTGTTACACGTATTATAAACACCTGAGCTGTGCACAACAGCGCTTAGAGCCTGTTGTTACAAAGCTGTGCATGACCTAATTTGTCTGTCTGAATCCAGAGGGGGCTTTTTCTGAATGGGGTATATAAAAACACTGGCTCTTCATGGAGCTGGTAAGTTCCAAAATGTTTTAGCTATACTATAAAGAGCAACTTCACTTTTGAGGAACCTAATTCTTTTTAGGTTTCTTAGAAAATTCTCAAGCCCTTGAAGCTTGGAGGGCTTCCAAATTTGGCCAGGGTctgcccagagaagagccaccAGGCACATAGCCCTCAACCCATCCTAGGAAAGTTTCTGCTCTGCTTACTTCAAGGTGCTGCATCTCGACTGAAGGCATTCAAATTATTTCAGTGTTAAGCTAATACCAGAATAAACTAAAaatctcttctaaccctgacatAAAAACTATTTAATGCTTTTCTCCCTATTTAAGGGACCTGGTTTATATatatagacacacacatgcatgaGTACACGTACACACAAAAATGAAAAGGCAAATTAACTCTCAGTATTTTTCACTAGGTACATCCTTACAGAACTGAGTGGCATCAAG
It encodes:
- the PLN gene encoding cardiac phospholamban, with protein sequence MEKVQHITRSALRRASTIEVNPQARQRLQELFVNFCLILICLLLICIIVMLL